CCTGCCGGGCGGAGTGGTCGTCCCACTCTATCCTCCCGGCTCGCCGTTTCTCAAGGCCGACCGCGTTCGTGAAGCGGAGATTTACAACCTGAGCAAGGGGGCGCCGGGCCGCATCAACAGCGTCGTCAACATCCACAACCCGTCCATCGAAGTGCACACCGTGGAAGGCGGCCTCAACACCGGCGCGGCCATCATTCTCGCGGCCGGCGGCGGACACAACACACTCAACGTCGGTTCGGAGAGCGCCGACTTTGTCCCCTTCTTTTACAACTACGGCGTGAACACGGTCATCCTGCGCAATCGCCTGCGGCGCGACGGTTACAACGTGCAAAACGATGCCGTTCACGACGCCCTCCAGGCCATCCGTCTGGTCCGCGCGCACGCGAAGGAGTGGAACATTGATCCGAACAAGATTGGCATCATGGGATTCTCCGCCGGCGCCGAACTGGCCGCACCAGCGGCGCTCTTCTTCGAGGATTTCGACAGGACGAACAGCGGACCGGCCGAACCCCTCACGGGAGTTTCCTCGCGGCCGGACTTTGTGGGTTTGGTTTATCCCGGCCCCACGCCCTTTGCCCGCAATGCCAGCCCGCCGATTCCGCGCAACACGCCCCCGGCGTTCATCACCTGCGCGGGCTCCGGCGACCGCGTTCATGCCATCTGGGCGGACGAATACCTCGGGGCCATGCTGCGGGCGGGCATTCCCAACGTCGAAATGCACATCTACGGCACCGGCCGGCATCCCGGCGAACAATTGAGCGATGGCAGCCGGATGAGCGCCGGTCTGGCTGACCGCCGCGGCATGCCCTTCGGGAAATGGCAGGACCGTTTCATCGACTGGCTCCGCGACCTGGGCTTCCTGCAACAGCCGGGCGTCGAAACCAAAGCCGCCCGCGACATCGCCGCCTTCCTCACCCAGCCTCCGCGCGGGAGCGCGTCTGTCCCGGCCGACCAGCCTTTTCCACGCACGGACCAGAATTC
This genomic window from Candidatus Angelobacter sp. contains:
- a CDS encoding GDSL-type esterase/lipase family protein; protein product: MNRILSLALLSLPAIVSVLAQDTSKAASTAAATLAPLPPALGVPKPGPTNDAPYAPQPILPGGVVVPLYPPGSPFLKADRVREAEIYNLSKGAPGRINSVVNIHNPSIEVHTVEGGLNTGAAIILAAGGGHNTLNVGSESADFVPFFYNYGVNTVILRNRLRRDGYNVQNDAVHDALQAIRLVRAHAKEWNIDPNKIGIMGFSAGAELAAPAALFFEDFDRTNSGPAEPLTGVSSRPDFVGLVYPGPTPFARNASPPIPRNTPPAFITCAGSGDRVHAIWADEYLGAMLRAGIPNVEMHIYGTGRHPGEQLSDGSRMSAGLADRRGMPFGKWQDRFIDWLRDLGFLQQPGVETKAARDIAAFLTQPPRGSASVPADQPFPRTDQNSRIAHARLLEKAGKVGIDVYFEGDSITRRWGASDRQYKDFLANWNRNFFGWNAANFGWGGDTLQNILWRLGNGELDGVNPKIIVLLAGANNIGRTPTAGGDEAKIEEVTKGIKATLDLMQQKAPAATIVLMGLTPRNNGGTAIVSTINKINDRIARLADGKKIRYLNINNRLADGDGKLFEGMTVDGLHLSVRGYQVWADALRPVLTELLGPPARTDHAPPPTGDPSAQTPPAEPRSGGR